The Lathyrus oleraceus cultivar Zhongwan6 chromosome 5, CAAS_Psat_ZW6_1.0, whole genome shotgun sequence genome includes the window AACGCTGGGGAGACCGAGCACTCAAAACGCGAGGACACGAGCATTTCCCGTCGCAACGGAGACAAACGAAGAGAAGAAAGACCTCGCGAGCTACGGGAAGGAAGAGGCCCCGCGGGCAGATATAGCGAGTACACCTTACTGACAGCTCCTCGAGAGCGTATCCTCGCAGAATGTATCAACTCTGAATTTAAGCAGGGCAGGGTCAGGTTCCCAAAACCGTCTGCACCGAAGCCCCACACCGACAAATCAAAGTACTGCCGGTTCCACAGAAGTCACGGGCACGTGACCGAAGACTGCGTCCACCTGAAAGATGCGATTGAAATTTTAATCCAAGAAGGGCACCTGAAGCAGTACACGAGGAAGAACGAAGCTCCCAGACACGACGAGCCAGAGAAGAAGAGACCCCGGGAAAACACACCCCCTGACAACTCTCCCTATGAAGTGGCCCTCTGCGTGTCACGACCGGAAGATTTCTTCCTCCCCGAACCATTGCCCGAGGGCAAGATCACTGCACTCAGCCCCTGGGAAGACTTCCCTACCACACTGGTGATATCAGGAGGAGGAACTAACGGGGAATCCGCGGCCCTCTCCGTCAAACGTAAGTTCGACGAACTCCTACTGACTGCCCCCGAGCAGAAAGCGACATTGACAAAATACCGGGGAAAATCCAACCCAATATCCTTCTTCCTGGAGGAACTCCCGGGCGGATCCCCGAACTCGGCCATCCCACTATTGATAAGAGCAAAGATGGCCCGATTCGACGTACGACGCATCCTGGTCGACGAAGGCAGCTCAGTGGATATCATGTACGTCCACCTCTTCAAGACTCTGAAGCTAGACAAGACCAACTTAGCCCCCTACGTCGGATCAGATCTCCAAGGATTCAACGGAGCAACAACCAGACCGTGGGGATATGTTGAGCTCCTCGTCACCTTCGGCGAACAAGAAACGGCCAGGGAAGTCAAAATCCAATTCCTGGTCGTAGACTGCCCGTCTCTCTACAATTGCATCTTTGGACGCCCGACACTGGCCGAACTCACTGCGGTCCCATCCACCGTCCACCTGAAGATGAAATACTACACCAAATTGGGACGTGTGGTCACCATCCATGGTGACATCGAAGCAGCCCGACGATGCTACGACGCCGCAGTAAAAGGACAGGCCGTGGTCAGCACGAAGAGCAACTGCAACAACAAAAAACTCAAGACCGAGGATCCTGCCCGAGGAGTCAACGCCATCGACCTCGACTGTCGCATCGGGCTGGACGAGACCGAAGAGGGGAGGTTCCCCAAGGAACGCTCTCTCGAACACCCGGTCCGACCAATCCCCGACGGGGAGTTCGAACTCATTCCTCTTGGGGACGATCCGGAAAGGACGGTGAAGATAGGTAAGGGACTACCCGAGGAAACAAGAGAAGAGCTAGTAGCATGCCTCAAAGAGAACTCCGACCTCTTCGCGTGGAATGCCGCAGAAATGCCCGGGCTGGACCCCGAGATCGCGTGTCATAAGCTAGCTGTAGACCGGGCAGCCAAACCCATAGCACAGCGTAGACGCAAGCAATCGCCCGAAAAGGCAGAGGCTGCCGAGCGAGCTGTAAAAGACCTCTTAGAGGCAAATTTTATTTCTGAAGCCCAGTACACAACCTGGCTCTCTAATGTAGTCCTCgttaagaaaaataatggaaaatggcgtatgtgtgttgattatactgATCTTAATAGGGCTTGCCCGAAAGATGCTTTCCCCCTCCCTAATATAGACTCGCTCGTTGACAACTCTGCAGGTTTTAAACTCTTGTCCTTCATGGACGCATATAGTGGATACAACCAGATCCCTATGTCGCCCGCAGACAAGAAACACACAGCGTTCATGACCCCGACGGGCAATTACTGTTACAACGTGATGCCGTTCGGGCTCAAGAACGCTGGCGCTACATACCAACGCATGATGAACAAAGTCTTCAAGGACGAAATAGGGGACATGCTCGAAGTATACATGGACGACATGATCGTCAAATCACACGAGGAGATAACCCATGCTCGACACCTTACGAAGGTATTCGAGCAGGCGAGACAGTGTAAGATGAGGTTCAACCCCGAGAAATGCACGTTCGGAGTCCGGGCAGGCAAGTTCCTCGGTTTCTATCTCACCGAAAGAGGGATCGAGGCCAACCCCGACAAATGCCGGGCATTCTCGGAGTTTCCGACCCCGAAAACCAAAAAATCGATCCAGTCACTCAATGGAGTGCTCGCCTCACTCTCCCGTTTCATCGCCAAGTCCGCCCAGCACGCATTGCCATTCTTCAGACTCCTTCGCAAAGAGGCTACCTTCGACTGGACCGATGAATGCGAGCAAGCGCTACTCCATCTAAAGAAGGTTCTGTCCCAACCCCCGGTCTTATCACGGCCATCAGAAAAGGAAACCCTATACTTATACCTATCCGTGGCGACCGAGGCCGTCAGCGCCGTCCTAATAAGAGAAACCGACGAAGGACAAAAGCCCATCTATTTTACGAGTAAAGCACTCCAAGGTCCCGAGCTCCGATATCAGCAAATCGAAAAGGTCGCCCTGGCCCTCATCAACACAGCGAGGAGACTACGATATTACTTCCTCGCACACACGATAAAGGTGAGGACCGACCAGCCAATCAAACAGCTGCTAGGGCGCCCGGATATGGCCGGGAGGATGCTCAAGTGGTCACTAGAACTCTCCGAATTCGACATA containing:
- the LOC127080072 gene encoding uncharacterized protein LOC127080072 — translated: MAGEQHSDHSRPLVNYNMDDGPPSHEADVRDGRPSTPSPEPQNNGDASHAHNLGAETFHPIPVPVEGDAVMIAMVNALNQAGSMLHRQHERIMALEAERQEARPQPVSRIQQRSEPTKKRGRRSPEPHASRARARRDGGRERTSPRRGHSPDNNELSPLRSDEEDLHCPLSRAIMEAPLPKGMEKPPNLAVYDGTTDPDDHVDNVNAMLDYRNDITGHLKCRLFSTTLRKGAMAWYKSLAPESITSWRVMRSMFTRHFTASRRHPKTEATLEAIVQKKNETLRSYIERFNQEAVEVDTTEHMKKYLLERGLLPGSELSRAVGIEPPRTLNELLHKAQAYIRYEEKQVAHNARSGRNAGETEHSKREDTSISRRNGDKRREERPRELREGRGPAGRYSEYTLLTAPRERILAECINSEFKQGRVRFPKPSAPKPHTDKSKYCRFHRSHGHVTEDCVHLKDAIEILIQEGHLKQYTRKNEAPRHDEPEKKRPRENTPPDNSPYEVALCVSRPEDFFLPEPLPEGKITALSPWEDFPTTLVISGGGTNGESAALSVKRKFDELLLTAPEQKATLTKYRGKSNPISFFLEELPGGSPNSAIPLLIRAKMARFDVRRILVDEGSSVDIMYVHLFKTLKLDKTNLAPYVGSDLQGFNGATTRPWGYVELLVTFGEQETAREVKIQFLVVDCPSLYNCIFGRPTLAELTAVPSTVHLKMKYYTKLGRVVTIHGDIEAARRCYDAAVKGQAVVSTKSNCNNKKLKTEDPARGVNAIDLDCRIGLDETEEGRFPKERSLEHPVRPIPDGEFELIPLGDDPERTVKIGKGLPEETREELVACLKENSDLFAWNAAEMPGLDPEIACHKLAVDRAAKPIAQRRRKQSPEKAEAAERAVKDLLEANFISEAQYTTWLSNVVLVKKNNGKWRMCVDYTDLNRACPKDAFPLPNIDSLVDNSAGFKLLSFMDAYSGYNQIPMSPADKKHTAFMTPTGNYCYNVMPFGLKNAGATYQRMMNKVFKDEIGDMLEVYMDDMIVKSHEEITHARHLTKVFEQARQCKMRFNPEKCTFGVRAGKFLGFYLTERGIEANPDKCRAFSEFPTPKTKKSIQSLNGVLASLSRFIAKSAQHALPFFRLLRKEATFDWTDECEQALLHLKKVLSQPPVLSRPSEKETLYLYLSVATEAVSAVLIRETDEGQKPIYFTSKALQGPELRYQQIEKVALALINTARRLRYYFLAHTIKVRTDQPIKQLLGRPDMAGRMLKWSLELSEFDIQYKRHKARRP